In one Colletotrichum destructivum chromosome 2, complete sequence genomic region, the following are encoded:
- a CDS encoding Putative tetratricopeptide-like helical domain superfamily, histone transcription regulator 3/CABIN1 translates to MPAFQPINVELEENSDDEVDTTRELHVDEALKRFQNALKLHAQGPRFFDEAADAYDDLFKSEIFKYPEAVTEYERAERQPQHLITDPALAADLDLQVAEVDTVGSSLPQAFFLAHKNRGQFLLDRTRHAARALGNDAPAYFEKDEALQNMHNALIDFNAALDRDPSDAELWRRTARVAASLKSSRINRYCLEAAIELDDDPTVLEVEPPSLAEGFAGQQLKDQLRLLADEIALSHPIMGPWVKRDMPDFIKRHIDPIPFLPNPIKEFGSARTLVEEVGATRLTLACSTASWADLGMALVQFILERGQTSRAVVIELPETDDDEDVVMESQPEQDSQPNGFDSKDSDEAATKEAKFADASKAEGSGAVPRDTPKPPENSRKGRGSSQSARKRSQSAAGIPEGQEEESLVEKRSKRIRRRETAAAEEVIDPSAVLASQLAPYQAADQNLFQATKNMLENIGVTDQATLDRISQVLDSLASEERAASIKNQATADLRNAIVSFNEESAKVLLNKQAQASLSLSSFLEHAKGGSQKLSVIPPFKETQGITAFVRRVNSSWMTAQEVAYEWVKAICPSYLEAKWSDAMKTAVVQVVSRFDQDILLAIDYDLECAKRSNEAEKDFGFIKSIVEMLFEIHLDVYERITNPNSVVDYSIRVEAKGRLGRWLDMASALLREATQKGNEGLTARFLWAAIFSTTLTENASREYILQCWTSLRDFLSEGDFDQLHLPNNPVIPEVSEAAADREISKLTTMDFFLGLFQDNVSDPVAVIDNLEPVLNPGSVYVPVSSAETTPVGGDSSSGRSKTQKVPIKECASQSLQDLWRFLLGTSTELRLFLWTRLSDAYASIKYSTKQFSCQLKAIEMLTADLESDGYLKNPVETRPPLLLKMLKSLDELLVTALSLALNDSSAYDIVDDDHLKSTASALAKMSCMLHAAAMHDDEIRIGMARVPPSSPSFQPFLNKLREIQVRVWCLQYTVIKVGVNQNPKLFPNPEMELADFLSAIHQVVGLRKCCKASNKIFLKMMRVELLKFKKIENWEDYLGQVLYDLHGLKLGVGAGEVQDHGCPPEKLEKRNAMHLVDKITVLARRMPRKDLLKSDLKTTIEHMQGAIGQTKSTPQMIHNLRNFTEYLKRPIHPLRLYQALNGGVQLDVVAVNTPESALAKHGWFFLLGMIALTRFKQVDLSKRQTPGATDDLRLAATFLRLQLQFTPDKWDAWFRLAECFDYELDEAVLWSADKMNKERGELLKFQRNSIHCYTLALSNSWEVDIDDEDEDPLYELYHNFAMRLYASSREPLAMEPFQHADLERFFIEPLGTGTFQRVVHDQMQDYKVWKYAAGLFKRAMRRKPQDWRNPYMLTKCLWKMYQKPVEQLSQKDRETRPSVEYLISALEHAVEVVSAVPKSRNSDPILEPHYKIVSIVYKLVIRGDLKPQEGADILSRQPFGMELGDDITLDDNEDWEEYVIRNLHHLRDKDKSNWQHRIIMRHARLLFDEDGESPELVQAKAAFNVLRESMFTKTMVMNVWKCDAERPGRHHVYTSQYIRFMVKILVVMNDRVNLEMVLRRLRKKGADFYHFSDLWQMCSMAYLRLLRQGFQVPPTLDDPFKSTSLEELEIMADRITEWAGGPSTDIPAFNCLKETIELKKLNGGLMKAGAIDDLINDCYSIIYQEIGPSLPGPEPHEVLEARARARAREEADGGLELKPSSSLGNLFNTSAAQDSGANGDGDKTAAPEAAPRRRAGVRRPDIIRKAEQAFARFGEAPKSSVAPSKSRVGSVSSGRNGTHTPAGDAEEGSDAENQGRAEAGEEGEDTEMKDDTAMEGEDGEEAPAQVTAASSPRGSIHDSADDESELSDVPDDWDEQPPPSLMFPNLRKSVDSGRAGENDDSSDGDDEEEEDAEAGEEEEGGEEEEAGEEGEEGEEGEEGEEGEEGEEGAEGEDGEEGEEGEEGEEGEEGEEDEEGEEGEEGEEGEEGEEGEEGQEDEEDGEGEEGEEGEEGEEGEEGEEGEEGEEEGEEGEEEEAEEDEEQEGEEVDEDEDE, encoded by the exons ATG CCGGCCTTCCAACCCATCAACGttgagctcgaggagaacAGTGACGATGAGGTCGATACCACCCGCGAGCTTCAT GTCGACGAAGCCCTGAAGCGTTTCCAGAATGCCCTGAAGCTGCATGCTCAGGGTCCTCGCTTCTtcgacgaagccgccgacgcctACGATGATCTCTTTAAATCCGAAATCTTCAAATACCCCGAGGCTGTCACCGAGTACGAGAGGGCAGAGAGACAGCCCCAACACTTGATTACAGATCCTGCCCTCGCCGCTGACCTGGACCTCCAAGTCGCTGAGGTCGACACCGTCGGCAGCAGTCTTCCCcaggccttcttcttggcacACAAGAACCGCGGCCagttcctcctcgaccgcacccgccacgccgcccgcgcATTAGGAAACGATGCGCCCGCCTACTTCGAGAAAGACGAGGCTCTCCAAAACATGCACAATGCCCTCATTGATTTCaatgccgccctcgaccgtGATCCCTCCGATGCCGAACTGTGGCGCCGCACCGCCCGCGTGGCTGCCTCCTTGAAGAGCTCTAGGATCAACAGATActgcctcgaggccgccatcgaaCTCGACGATGATCCTACAGTCCTTGAGGTTGAGCCACCATCGCTGGCCGAGGGGTTCGCTGGCCAGCAGTTGAAAGACCAGCTGCGCCTCTTGGCCGACGAGATAGCCTTGTCCCACCCCATCATGGGACCGTGGGTCAAGCGAGACATGCCCGATTTCATCAAGCGGCACATTGATCCCATACCCTTCTTACCGAACCCGATCAAGGAATTTGGGTCCGCCCGCACCCTCGTTGAGGAAGTCGGCGCTACCCGCTTGACATTAGCATGCTCAACGGCATCTTGGGCCGACTTGGGAATGGCGCTCGTCCAATTCATCCTCGAAAGGGGGCAAACAAGCCGGGCTGTCGTCATTGAGCTTCCTGAAAcggacgatgatgaagatgtcGTCATGGAGAGTCAACCAGAACAGGACAGCCAACCCAACGGCTTCGATTCCAAAgacagcgacgaggccgccacGAAAGAGGCCAAGTTTGCCGATGCCTCAAAGGCTGAGGGTTCCGGCGCTGTGCCCAGGGATACCCCAAAACCTCCAGAGAACAGTCGCAAGGGCCGGGGCAGCTCTCAGTCGGCTAGAAAACGGTCGCAGTCGGCAGCAGGCATCCccgaaggccaagaagaggagagcCTAGTTGAGAAGAGGAGCAAGCGAATCCGACGGCGAGAAACCGCGGCTGCGGAAGAAGTGATAGACCCCAGCGCCGTTCTCGCTTCCCAATTAGCACCTTACCAAGCAGCCGACCAGAACCTATTCCAAGCCACCAAGAACATGCTGGAGAATATCGGCGTCACGGACCAAGCCACTCTAGACCGCATCAGCCAAGTGCTGGATTCGCTGGCGTCAGAAGAGCGCGCGGCATCCATCAAGAACCAGGCTACGGCCGACCTCCGCAACGCAATCGTCTCCTTCAACGAGGAAAGCGCTAAAGTCCTGCTCAATAAGCAAGCGCAGGCGTCTTTGAGTCTTTCCTCTTTTCTCGAGCATGCCAAAGGCGGCTCGCAGAAGCTGTCAGTCATCCCGCCTTTCAAAGAGACGCAGGGTATCACTGCTTTTGTGAGGCGGGTCAACTCGTCTTGGATGACCGCCCAAGAGGTTGCTTATGAATGGGTCAAGGCCATCTGTCCCAGCTATCTCGAAGCTAAATGGTCAGATGCTATGAAGAcggccgtcgtccaggtcgtcaGTCGATTCGACCAGGACATCCTTCTTGCCATCGACTACGACCTTGAGTGCGCAAAACGTTcgaacgaggccgagaaggactTTGGGTTTATCAAAAGCATCGTGGAGATGCTGTTCGAGATCCATCTCGACGTGTATGAACGAATCACCAATCCTAACAGTGTGGTCGATTACAGCATCCGCGTCGAAGCCAAGGGTCGCCTGGGACGATGGCTGGACATGGCATCAGCTTTGCTTCGCGAGGCTACACAAAAAGGCAACGAGGGCTTGACTGCTCGCTTCCTGTGGGCTGCCATTTTCTCGACAACTCTGACGGAGAATGCCTCAAGGGAGTACATACTGCAATGCTGGACGAGCCTCCGGGACTTTCTCTCGGAAGGAGATTTTGACCAGCTACATCTCCCCAATAATCCCGTGATACCAGAGGTTTCTGAGGCAGCAGCTGACAGGGAAATTTCCAAGCTGACCACCATGGACTTCTTTCTCGGGCTTTTCCAGGACAACGTCAGCGATCCTGTTGCCGTCATCGATAACCTTGAGCCTGTCCTCAATCCCGGGTCGGTCTATGTCCCCGTATCGTCGGCCGAAACCACGCCAGTTGGAGGTGATTCCTCGTCAGGCCGCTCCAAGACGCAAAAAGTGCCCATCAAGGAATGCGCGAGCCAAAGCCTCCAAGATCTTTGGAGGTTCCTCTTGGGTACCAGCACGGAACTGCGATTGTTTTTGTGGACACGCCTTAGCGATGCCTATGCCAGTATCAAGTACTCCACGAAGCAGTTTTCCTGCCAACTCAAGGCCATTGAGATGCTCACCGCGGACCTGGAGAGCGACGGGTACCTTAAGAACCCAGTGGAAACGAGACCACCGCTGCTGTTGAAGATGCTCAAGTCGCTCGACGAACTGCTGGTTACCGCGCTTTCGCTTGCTCTGAACGACAGCTCTGCCTACGATattgtcgacgacgatcaCTTAaagtcgacggcgtctgCTCTCGCCAAGATGAGCTGCATGCTTCATGCTGCTGCAATGCACGACGATGAAATCCGAATCGGCATGGCTCGCGTGCCACCAAGCAGTCCCTCATTTCAACCGTTCCTGAACAAGCTTCGGGAGATCCAGGTGCGCGTGTGGTGCCTTCAGTACACGGTGATCAAGGTCGGCGTGAACCAGAATCCCAAGCTGTTTCCGAACCCAGAAATGGAGCTGGCGGACTTTTTGTCTGCCATTCACCAGGTCGTCGGATTGAGAAAATGCTGCAAGGCCTCGAACAAGATCTTCTTAAAGATGATGCGCGTGGAGCTGCTGAAGTTCAAGAAGATTGAGAATTGGGAAGACTATCTCGGCCAGGTGCTGTATGACCTCCACGGTCTCAAGCTGGGCGTCGGTGCTGGCGAAGTCCAGGACCACGGTTGCCCCCCCGAGAAACTGGAAAAGCGCAATGCTATGCATCTTGTCGACAAGATCACGGTCCTGGCAAGGCGGATGCCCAGGAAGGACCTACTCAAGTCAGATCTGAAAACGACCATCGAGCACATGCAGGGTGCCATTGGGCAAACAAAGTCGACCCCCCAGATGATCCACAACCTCAGGAACTTCACCGAATACCTCAAGCGACCGATTCACCCCCTCAGACTCTACCAGGCGCTCAATGGGGGTGTCCAGTTGGATGTTGTCGCTGTCAACACCCCCGAGAGCGCCCTGGCGAAGCACGGATGGTTCTTTTTGCTGGGCATGATCGCCTTGACGAGGTTCAAACAGGTGGATCTGAGCAAACGGCAAACGCCAGGTGCCACTGACGACTTGCGACTCGCGGCGACATTCTTGCGACTTCAGCTTCAGTTCACTCCAGATAAGTGGGATGCCTGGTTCCGCCTGGCCGAGTGTTTCGACtacgagctcgacgaggcagTCTTGTGGTCAGCCGACAAGATGAACAAGGAGCGAGGGGAACTGCTCAAGTTCCAGCGGAACTCAATCCACTGTTATACCCTTGCGCTGTCTAACTCCTGGGAGGTCGacattgacgacgaggacgaggatcCTTTGTACGAGCTCTATCACAACTTCGCTATGCGCCTGTATGCATCTAGTCGTGAGCCTCTCGCCATGGAACCATTCCAACATGCAGACCTTGAGAGGTTCTTTATTGAACCACTCGGTACTGGGACATTCCAGAGGGTGGTCCATGACCAGATGCAAGACTACAAGGTTTGGAAATACGCGGCCGGCTTATTCAAGCGGGCTATGAGACGCAAACCGCAGGACTGGAG GAATCCGTACATGCTCACCAAATGCCTCTGGAAAATGTACCAGAAACCCGTCGAGCAGCTGAGTCAGAAGGACCGTGAGACGCGCCCATCGGTTGAGTACCTGATATCAGCCCTCGAGCATGCAGTCGAGGTTGTGTCTGCTGTGCCCAAGTCGCGGAACAGTGATCCAATCTTGGAGCCGCATTACAAGATTGTCTCCATCGTCTACAAGCTCGTCATTCGCGGCGACTTGAAGCCTCAGGAGGGTGCGGATATCCTGTCGAGACAACCATTCGGCatggagctcggcgacgacatcaccCTTGACGACAACGAAGATTGGGAGGAGTACGTCATCAGGAACCTGCACCATCTTCGAGACAAGGACAAGTCCAACTGGCAGCACCGTATCATCATGCGTCACGCTCGCCTCCTCTtcgatgaagacggcgagTCGCCCGAGCTTGTTCAGGCCAAGGCTGCCTTCAACGTGCTCCGAGAGTCCATGTTCACAAAAACCATGGTGATGAATGTCTGGAAATGCGACGCCGAACGCCCCGGGCGACACCACGTCTACACTTCACAGTACATCCGATTCATGGTCAAGATTCTGGTCGTTATGAACGACAGGGTGAACCTGGAAATGGTTCTCAGGCGTCTGCGAAAAAAGGGCGCCGACTTTTACCATTTTAGCGACTTGTGGCAGATGTGCTCCATGGCGTATCTCAGGCTGTTGCGGCAGGGCTTCCAAGTTCCTCCGACGTTGGATGACCCGTTTAAGTCGACGTCACTAGAAGAACTGGAAATCATGGCAGATCGCATCACTGAGTGGGCTGGGGGTCCATCGACGGACATCCCTGCATTCAATTGCTTGAAGGAGACAATCGAGTTGAAGAAGCTCAATGGAGGACTCATGAAAGCTGGGGCCATCGATGATCTCATCAATGACTGCTACAGCATCATCTACCAGGAGATCGGTCCTTCGCTACCGGGCCCAGAACCGCACGAAGTTCTTGAGGCGCGCGCTAGGGCTCGCGCCAGAGAAGAGGCTGACGGTGGGCTCGAACTGAAACCATCAAGTTCGCTGGGTAACCTTTTTAATACATCCGCTGCACAAGATTCGGGGGCGAACGGCGATGGAGACAAGACGGCGGCTCCGGAGGCAGCCCCAAGACGTAGGGCAGGCGTCCGCAGGCCCGACATCATCCGGAAAGCCGAACAAGCCTTTGCCCGGTTCGGTGAAGCGCCAAAATCATCGGTTGCGCCATCCAAGTCCCGCGTCGGTTCGGTCTCGAGCGGCAGGAACGGGACGCATACTCCTGCTGGAGATGCTGAAGAGGGCAGTGACGCCGAGAACCAAGGCCgggccgaggcgggcgaggagggcgaggacacAGAGATGAAGGACGATACGGCgatggagggcgaggacggcgaagaggcgCCAGCGCAGGTCACAGCAGCATCTAGCCCGCGCGGTAGCATCCACGATTCAGCTGATGACGAAAGTGAGCTCAGCGACGTTCCTGATGACTGGGACGAGCAGCCGCCACCCTCGCTCATGTTTCCGAACCTCAGGAAAAGCGTGGATTCCGGTCGTGCTGGTGAGAACGATGACTCCagtgacggcgatgacgaggaagaggaagatgctgaggcaggcgaggaagaagagggcggtgaagaggaagaagcaggagaggaaggagaagagggagaagagggcgaggagggcgaggagggtgaagagggcgaggagggcgcggagggcgaggatggcgaggagggcgaagaaggcgaagaaggcgaagagggagaagagggagaagaggacgaagagggcgaggagggagaagagggtgaagagggagaagaaggtgaggagggagaagagggtcaggaggacgaagaggacggagagggtgaagagggtgaggagggtgaggagggtgaggagggcgaggagggtgaagagggtgaagagggtgaggaggagggtgaagagggtgaggaggaaga
- a CDS encoding Putative tetratricopeptide-like helical domain superfamily, chs5p-Arf1p binding protein produces the protein MVAPAVPELTEEILHESVDARSESLISLRELGPPDLVHLLKHSTRNPGKQIGVYHHVTGVDASSSASLAAYINTLTYREHGQAAQTKISEGLYCCYNAFSRLDMRVHVTIPGTVESYCVDERGDKRKATDDLWLETYLCSVLRAYSYADDGSGETIRKIMGVRRFNPVTNTETEHRFLNAAEQLFFRGWQLGSDSVVQVPNNVSNHLTAGLLKYFQTTGRYASGINLFEKLRDQNVEVSSLLAKVLFMGNEEVEGVRVLHQALKESPMDYVMLDTQAEFLLKKAQTATTPEQKEERLRLALGCADRSTIAAPSEFGTWARLAQVYVAMEDWENALTILNSCPMFTYQDKDAPQMPEPKDVHLPTLPETRLDEIDSEPESRYSEQVDASLLNLRAAVYKGTFKQAYGILTEMTSKIGWDQLLKIRSTVFVMEDEYRSEKHETSQPQRNPSTDGLRGTPDPTTNGDQSDSEKDDDEDDDEKPKPADTESTAETLATNGQAEGEPVEKPTHAIDPGELKGDAENGAQTDDHLSKLNNKRLCERWLDSLFMVLYEDLRVYTIWRTQMAQYRAQSMQYKKSAEEWEILGSLAERLQHADEAVEAYRACLAARFSPKALTGILRVFEQNKNTRETVASVIRLVTWQYRWYSEFSPELLHTIRTLIEDEGAVKVRSIIQATSLPQEVLDLTHHYAALCATFRSSGTDG, from the exons ATGGTTGCGCCAGCCGTGCCTGA GCTCACCGAGGAGATTCTTCATGAATCAGTTGACGCTCGATCCGAATCCCTTATTTCCCTTCGCGAGCTTGGCCCTCCCGATCTTGTCCACCTCTTGAAGCATTCTACAAGAAACCCTGGCAAGCAG ATCGGAGTCTACCATCATGTCACCGGTGTCGATGCATCCTCTTCGGCCAGTCTTGCTGCCTACATCAATACCTTGACTTACCGCGAGCATGGCCAGGCCGCGCAAACCAAGATCTCGGAGGGCTTGTACTG CTGTTACAACGCCTTCTCACGACTTGACATGCGAGTCCACGTAACGATACCCGGAACTGTCGAGAGCTATTGCGTGGACGAACGAGGCGATAAGCGCAAGGCTACGGATGACCTGTGGCTGGAGACCTACCTCTGCAGCGTGCTGCGAGCCTACTCTTatgccgacgatggaagCGGAGAGACCATTCGCAAGATCATGGGCGTGCGCAGATTCAACCCCGTCACCAACACCGAAACCGAACATCGTTttctcaacgccgccgaacAGCTGTTCTTCAGAG GTTGGCAACTCGGTTCCGACAGTGTCGTTCAAGTGCCGAACAATGTCTCGAACCATCTGAccgccggcctcctcaagTACTTCCAGACGACGGGGCGCTACGCCTCCGGTATCAACCTCTTTGAAAAGCTCAGGGATCAGAACGTTGAGGTTTCTTCCCTTCTGGCCAAGGTTTTGTTCATGGGCAACGAGGAGGTAGAGGGCGTCAGAGTGCTCCACCAGGCGCTGAAAGAATCACCCATGGACTATGTCATGCTCGACACCCAAGCCGAATTCCTTCTCAAGAAGGCGCAAACTGCCACAACCCCTGAacagaaagaagagagactTCGCTTGGCTCTGGGCTGTGCCGATCGCAGCACCATTGCCGCCCCGAGTGAATTCGGCACCTGGGCGCGCTTGGCCCAGGTCTACGTGGCAATGGAGGACTGGGAGAACGCCCTCACCATCCTCAATTCTTGCCCAATGTTCACTTATCAGGACAAGGACGCGCCCCAGATGCCGGAACCCAAGGACGTTCATCTGCCGACCCTCCCCGAGACTCGATTGGACGAGATTGACAGCGAGCCCGAGTCCAGGTACTCGGAGCAGGTGGATGCGAGTCTCCTGAACCTGCGAGCTGCGGTTTATAAAGGAACCTTCAAGCAGGCGTATGGCATTCTGACGGAGATGACGTCTAAGATCGGATGGGACCAGCTCCTCAAGATCCGAAGCACTGTGTTTGTGATGGAAGACGAGTACCGTTCCGAGAAGCACGAGACATCGCAGCCTCAACGTAACCCAAGCACGGATGGCCTTCGCGGAACTCCTGACCCCACGACGAACGGCGACCAGTCAGACTCGGAgaaggatgacgacgaagatgacgacgagaagcCCAAACCGGCAGACACCGAGTCAACTGCCGAGACGTTGGCGACAAATGGGCAGGCGGAGGGCGAACCCGTCGAGAAGCCCACACACGCGATAGATCCCGGCGAACTGAAGGGGGATGCGGAAAAC GGCGCACAGACAGATGATCATCTCTCCAAGCTCAACAACAAACGCCTTTGTGAACGCTGGCTGGACAGCCTGTTCATGGTTCTGTACGAGGACCTCCGCGTTTACACGATTTGGCGCACACAGATGGCCCAGTACAGGGCGCAGTCAATGCAGTATAAAAAGTCTGCTGAGGAATGGGAGATTCTCGGGTCTCTGGCCGAGAGACTGCAGCACGcagacgaggccgtcgaggcgtACAGGGCTTGCCTCGCCGCACGGTTCAGCCCCAAAGCTTTGACGGGTATCCTCCGTGTATTCGAACAGAACAAGAACACGCGCGAGACGGTTGCGTCAGTCATCCGCCTAGTCACCTGGCAGTACAGGTGGTACTCGGAGTTCTCTCCGGAACTCCTCCATACTATCCGGACGCTCATTGAGGACGAAGGCGCGGTCAAGGTCAGGAGCATCATTCAAGCCACGAGCCTGCCGCAAGAAGTACTCGATCTCACTCACCACTACGCCGCGCTCTGTGCCACTTTCCGCAGCAGCGGCACCGATGGTTAG